One window from the genome of Magnolia sinica isolate HGM2019 chromosome 4, MsV1, whole genome shotgun sequence encodes:
- the LOC131244648 gene encoding laccase-7-like, with product MARAMWLLVCTFAVLAFMASANVVQHTFRVGNLTVNPLCEERVIVAVNGQFPGPTIRVQEGDTLVVHVINESPYNISIHWHGIFQKLSAWADGPAYVTQCPMVPGNSYTYRFNVTAQEGTLWWHAHVSLLRATVYGALIIHPRAGRSYPFIKPHKEFPIVIGEWWNANVVDVEDEATLTGGAPNISNAYTINGRPGDLYPCTSIKTHKIEVVQGKTYMLRIINAAISNQHFFKIAGHNLTVVGIDATYTEPYVTNVVVVAPGQTADVLFVANGPPGAYYIAARPYATAQGIDFDDTTTTAILQYKGPTSSATPLMPVLPALFDTPTAHRFYSNLTALRGWGHKVPLHVDEHMFMTVGFGLEPCEENATCAGLNGMRFAASLNNASFRLPTTLSMLQAHHSGVQGIFTDDFPDTPPLVFDYTNANASQLVSTTLKSTRAKRLAYNSTVEIVFQNTAIVGVENHPMHLHGFNFYVLAQGFGNYDSATHRSMFNLVNPQVRNTIAVPVGGWAVVRFRANNPGVWQLHCHLDAHLTWGLSTAFVVDNGPTASSTLPPPPPDLPRC from the exons ATGGCACGTGCCATGTGGTTGCTAGTGTGCACTTTCGCCGTGCTTGCCTTCATGGCTTCTGCCAATGTTGTCCAGCACACATTTCGG GTCGGCAATCTAACGGTCAACCCACTATGTGAAGAGCGGGTCATCGTTGCCGTGAATGGGCAATTCCCTGGCCCAACGATCCGTGTTCAAGAGGGCGACACGCTGGTAGTTCATGTCATCAATGAGTCACCCTACAACATCTCCATACACTG gcatGGGATATTTCAAAAGCTAAGTGCTTGGGCTGATGGGCCAGCGTACGTGACCCAATGTCCGATGGTTCCCGGGAACAGTTACACTTACAGGTTCAACGTCACAGCTCAGGAAGGGACACTTTGGTGGCATGCCCATGTATCGCTGCTCCGAGCAACGGTCTACGGTGCTCTGATCATTCATCCTAGAGCCGGTCGATCCTATCCTTTCATCAAACCTCACAAGGAATTCCCCATTGTTATAG GGGAGTGGTGGAATGCGAACGTGGTGGATGTTGAGGACGAGGCTACTCTCACTGGAGGTGCACCCAATATCTCTAACGCCTATACAATCAACGGAAGGCCCGGCGATCTCTACCCATGCACCAGCATTA aaacgcacaagatTGAAGTGGTGCAAGGTAAGACATATATGCTGCGAATCATCAACGCTGCCATCAGTAACCAGCACTTCTTTAAGATCGCTGGCCACAATCTGACGGTTGTGGGCATCGATGCCACCTACACTGAGCCGTACGTTACCAATGTCGTTGTTGTGGCCCCAGGCCAGACCGCAGACGTCCTCTTCGTTGCAAATGGCCCACCTGGGGCCTACTACATAGCGGCTCGCCCTTACGCGACGGCCCAGGGCATAGATTTTGATGACACGACCACCACCGCCATCCTCCAGTACAAGGGCCCCACGTCATCAGCAACGCCCCTGATGCCGGTCCTACCAGCATTATTCGACACCCCAACAGCCCACCGGTTCTACAGCAACCTAACTGCCCTGCGTGGTTGGGGTCACAAGGTGCCTCTCCACGTGGACGAGCACATGTTTATGACCGTTGGATTTGGGCTCGAACCGTGCGAGGAGAACGCCACGTGTGCGGGTCTAAATGGAATGAGGTTCGCAGCGAGCTTGAACAACGCTTCGTTCCGGCTGCCCACCACGCTATCCATGCTGCAGGCGCACCATAGCGGCGTGCAGGGCATCTTCACGGACGACTTCCCAGACACGCCCCCGCTCGTGTTTGACTACACGAACGCTAACGCGAGCCAGTTAGTATCAACGACCCTGAAGTCAACACGTGCCAAGAGGCTCGCGTACAACTCGACGGTGGAGATAGTGTTTCAGAACACGGCGATAGTTGGGGTAGAGAACCACCCGATGCATCTACATGGTTTTAATTTCTACGTGCTCGCACAGGGGTTCGGAAATTACGATAGTGCCACGCATAGGAGCATGTTCAATTTGGTGAACCCGCAGGTGCGGAACACCATAGCAGTTCCCGTCGGCGGTTGGGCTGTCGTCCGATTCCGAGCCAACAATCCCG GTGTATGGCAGCTCCATTGCCACTTGGATGCCCACCTGACATGGGGATTATCCACGGCTTTCGTGGTAGATAATGGACCCACTGCTTCATCGACACTGCCTCCACCACCACCCGATCTACCTCGTTGCTAG
- the LOC131243909 gene encoding large ribosomal subunit protein eL36y-like: MAPSQPNSGLFVGLNKGHVVTKRELAPRPSARKGKTSKRVHFVRSIIREVAGFAPYEKRITELLKVGKDKRALKVAKRKLGTHKRAQKKREEMSNVLRRMRSAGGGEKKK; this comes from the coding sequence ATGGCTCCATCACAGCCAAATAGTGGCCTCTTTGTGGGGCTAAACAAAGGCCATGTTGTAACTAAAAGAGAATTGGCTCCCCGCCCATCTGCTAGAAAGGGGAAAACAAGTAAAAGGGTCCATTTTGTCAGGAGTATAATCAGGGAAGTTGCGGGATTTGCACCTTACGAAAAGAGGATCACCGAACTTCTTAAAGTTGGGAAAGACAAGCGGGCATTGAAAGTTGCAAAGAGAAAGCTGGGCACACACAAGAGGGCACAAAAGAAGCGTGAGGAGATGTCTAATGTTCTACGCAGGATGAGGTCCGCTGGAGGTGGAGAGAAGAAGAAGTGA